From Pseudomonas sp. LS1212, the proteins below share one genomic window:
- the gcvH gene encoding glycine cleavage system protein GcvH — MSELRFTEDHEWLRAEADGSVTVGITAFAQNALGDVVFVQLPELQNYDKGAEAATVESVKAASGVYMPLDGEVVEINPALDSSPELVNEDPLGEGWFFRFIPADAAAVAQLLDQDAYDRLIKANADA; from the coding sequence ATGAGCGAGTTGCGTTTTACTGAAGACCACGAATGGCTGCGTGCCGAAGCGGATGGCAGCGTGACGGTCGGCATCACCGCTTTTGCGCAAAACGCGTTGGGCGATGTGGTTTTCGTGCAGCTCCCGGAGCTTCAAAACTATGACAAGGGCGCTGAAGCAGCGACCGTTGAATCTGTCAAAGCTGCCAGCGGCGTCTACATGCCTTTGGACGGGGAAGTGGTTGAAATCAACCCCGCTCTCGATAGCAGCCCTGAACTGGTCAACGAAGACCCGCTGGGCGAAGGCTGGTTCTTCCGCTTCATCCCGGCAGACGCCGCCGCCGTAGCCCAACTGCTCGATCAAGACGCCTACGACCGTCTGATCAAAGCCAACGCCGACGCCTGA